DNA sequence from the Geobacter sp. AOG2 genome:
TTATGCCAAAAGGGATTACCGCAAGGCGTTAAAACTCTACAAGCGGGCGTTGAAGATCGAGCCTGATCGCAAGGAATTGGCGGACAAACTGCGCAAGCTCAAAGGGGAGCCCGGGGATCGATGAACAGGCTGCGCCGCCTCAGGCTGCTGCTCCCGGCCCTGTTCCTTGCCGCAACTACCGCATGTACCCAATCGCCGGCACCGCCCCGGAGCGGCGCCCATGATGAAAAACCCGCCTATGGTGACGCCCTGGTGGAAGGAACCATTGGCGACGCCTCTACCCTGATCCCGCTCCTGGCGACCGATTCCTCATCCCATGCCGTGGCAGGGCAGATCTACAACGGTCTGGTCAAATACGACAAAGACCTGAACATCGTCCCCGATCTGGCACAGTCCTTCGATATTGCACCGGATGGGCTCACCATCACCTTTCATCTACGCAAGGGGGTGAAGTGGCACGACGGCGCGCCCTTTACCGCCCGGGATGTCCTTTACACCTACCGGGTCACCATCGACCCCAAAACCCCCACCGCCTATGCCGAGGATTTCAAACAGGTCAAAAGCATTACTGCGCCCGACGATTATACCGTTCGAGTGACCTATGGCACACCCTTTGCCCCGGCCCTGGCCTCGTGGGGGAACAGTATCCTGCCGGCGCACCTGCTTGAGGGCAAGGATATCACCAAGAGCCCCCTGGCTCGCGCGCCGGTTGGTACCGGGCCGTACCGCTTCAAGGAGTGGGTCGCCGGGCAGAAGATCGTGCTGGAATCCAACCACGACTATTTCGAGGGCAGACCCTGGATCGACCGCTACATCTACCGTATCATCCCCGATACCTCCACCATGTACATGGAGCTTAAGGCAGGCGCCATAGACATGATGGGACTGACGCCGGTGCAGTATGCCCGCCAGACCACCGGGGCCGACTTTACGTCGCGCTTCACTAAGTACCGCTATCCTTCATCCAGCTATGTCTATATGGGCTACAACCTCCGTCATCCGCTCTTTAAGGATAAGCGCATCCGCCAGGCCCTGACAGCGGCCATCGACAAGGACGAACTGATCCACGGCGTACTGTTCGGCATGGGCCGGAAAGCGGTGGGGCCGATTGCTCCGGGCCGCTGGGCCTACAATCCCAACGTCAAAGACATCGCTTACGATCCCAAACATGCGGCCGACCTTCTGGCCCAGGCCGGGTGGAAGGAGAAAAACAGCGATGGTATTCTGACGAAAGACGGCAAACCATTCAGCTTCACCATCCTGACCAACCAGGGAAACCAGCAACGGCTTTTGACAGCCCAGATCATTCAGCAACGGCTCAGGTATGTGGGGATCGATGTGAAGATCCGCATCGTTGAGTGGGCCACGTTCCTCAAGGAGTTCGTGGACAAGGGGAACTTCGAGGTGGTTATACTGGGGTGGACAACCAGCCCGGACCCGGACATGTACGATGTCTGGCATTCCAGTAAAACCAATCCGGGCGAACTGAATTTCATCGGGTACAAGAACACCGAGGTGGATCGCCTGCTGGTGGAGGGGCGCAGCACCTTTGACATGGAAAAACGCAAGAAGGCCTACTTCCGCATCCAGGAGATCATGGCCGACGAGCAACCCTATACCTTTCTCTATGTACCGGATGCCTTGCCGGTGGTCAGCTCCAGGATTCGCGGAGTGGAGCCGGCTCCGATCGGCATCGGCTACAACGAGATCCAATGGTACGTGCCCAAGGCCGAGCAGGTATACTAACAGGTTGTTGAAAAACAGCCATCTCGCCGCCGTCCTCAAAAGCCGCCTTGTGCGGCGTAGCGCTGCTACGCCTCCGCGGGGCTTTCTGCGGGTGCGACGATCTGACCATTTTTGAACAACCTGAGTTTTTCAACAATCTGCTAAAAGTGGCTCTGTGAGAGAATGATGTTATGACGACATACTTGGTAAAACGCATCCTGATGTTGATCCCGCTCATGGTCGGCATAACGCTGATCACTTTTTCGGTCGTCCATCTGGCGCCGGGAGAGCCGGTGGAGATGCAGATGGCCATGAACCCCAAGGTGGGCAAGGAGGCACGGGAGCGGCTGCGCAAATTTTACGGCCTGGACAAGCCGCTGCACGAGCAGTATTTTACCTGGGTCGGCAAGCTGGCACGGCTGGACCTGGGGCGCTCCTTTTCCTCGGACAACCGGCCGGTCAAGGACAAGATCACAGAGCGCCTGCCTATTACCCTTGCACTCAATATTATCGCCCTGGTGCTGGAATTCGGCTTGGCGGTCCCCATCGGCATCATTGCCGCCACCCACCGGGATACCTGGCTGGACAAGGGGATAACCATTTTCGTTTTCGTTGGTTTCGCCGTGCCGACCTTCTGGCTGGCGCTGCTTTTGATGTACCTGTTCGGCGTCAAGTTGAATTGGCTTCCCATCTCGGGCCTGCACACCCTGGGGAGTGACAGTTACGGTATGCTGCATTACCTCTGGGACATGGCCAGACATCTCTGCATGCCGATCATGGTTGCTTCCTTCGGCAGCCTGGCCGGGTTGTCACGCTATATGCGATCATCCATGCTGAATGTGATCGGCCAGGATTACATTACGACCGCACGGGCCAAAGGACTTTCGGAACGCGTGGTGATCTACAAACATGCCTTGCGCAATGCCCTGTTGCCGCTGATTACCCAGGCGGGCCTGGCGATTCCCGGATTGATCGGTGGAAGTGTTATCTTCGAGACCATCTACGCCATTCCCGGCATGGGACAGCTCTTCTACCAGGCGGTGATGGCCCGCGATTATCCGGTGGTTATGGGAATCGTGATCATTGGGGCTCTCTTGACCCTGATCGGGAACCTGGTCGCCGACGTCTGCTATGCTCTGGCCGACCCACGCATCAGGGAAGGAAGGGGGGCGCAGTGATCGGAGCGCATTCCTATTTCCGTGCCGTGTTCTGGCCGCGTTTGTCGCGCAACAGATTTGCCGTGGTCGGGGCGGTTGTGGTGTTGCTGATGCTGGCGGTCGCTCTTTTGGCCCCCCTGATTGTACGATTCGGCCCCAATGAGATCAACGCTTGGGAGGTGTTGTCACCCCCATCCCTGAAACACTGGTTCGGTACCGACGACCTGGGACGCGACGTCTTCAGCCGGATCGTTTACGGGGCGCGGATTTCTCTGCTGGTTGGCTTTGTAGCGGCGGGGATCGCCGTCTTGATTGGAACGGTCCTGGGGCTCGTGGCAGGGTTTTACGGAGGCTGGGTTGACAACATCCTCATGCGGGTCGTTGACATCATGTTCTGCTTTCCGACCTTTTTCCTGATTCTGGCGGTTATTACCTTTCTGCGTCCCTCCATCTGGTACATCATGACCGTTATCGGCCTGACCGGGTGGATGGGAGTGGCCCGGCTGGTAAGGGCCGAGACCCTTTCCATCCGCGAGATGGACTACATCATGGCCGCCCGTTGCATCGGCTGTTCCGACAAACGCATCATCTTCCGCCACATCCTGCCTAATGCCGTGTCTCCGGCTTTGGTGGCGGCCACCCTGGGCATCGCAGGCGCCATATTGACGGAGTCGGCCCTCTCGTTCCTGGGTATCGGTGTCCAGCCGCCCACCCCCAGTTGGGGCAACATCCTCACCTCAGGCAAGGATTATATCGAATTTGCCTGGTGGCTCTCCCTGTTTCCCGGCCTGGCCATCCTGGTGACCGTGCTGGCCTACAACCTGCTGGGAGAAGGGATCAGAGACGCTCTGGATCCCCGCGTCAAGCGCTGATTCTAAATACACACACCAACAAACTGTCGGTACGCCGACACTTGCCGTGGCATGGTGCCGGTGCAACGTACAGTGTCGGCCGCTACGCCATGGTGCATATGGCGATCAAGGCTTCCATGAAATTGGTGGTAGTCAAAAGCCCCACCAGATCGCCATTCTTGTCGGTCACACATAATCCGTAGAGTTTTTTATCGTGAACCAACTGGGCGGCCTGGCAAAGGGGCGCGTCGGGCAGGATGGTGTAGGGGGTGGGGTTCATGGCATCCTTGACCGTTGCCTTGGAAAGCACGTAATGCACCTCCCAGGTATCCAGAGGGGTTGACTTGCCGGGAGAATAGTCCTTGATCATGCGGTCGGTGATCAGGCCGCAGAACTTTCCTTTGCGGGTCACCGGCAGGCGGCGAATGTTCTTCTCTTTCAACAGGTGGATCGCTTCAATGATGGAGGCGTTTTCCTCGATGGTGATCGGGTCTGGGGTCATCCATTGTTCGACGGTCTGCATGACGGTTCCTTTCATGTTCCTCACCCGGCCCTTGATTCGTATCTCCTGCTGCTGATAGGAAGGTTTCGTTCCCGTTCTTGCCAGGAGCAGGGGAGGGGAAGGAAGGCTTTAGAGTCTACATACCCAGAAATGCTTTTTTGACATGCTCATTATTGAGCAAATCCGTGCCCGCACCGGTCAGGACGACGCGGCCGGTTTCCAGTACATAGGCACGGTGGGCGATCTTCAGGGATTGGAAAACGTTTTGCTCAACCAGCAGGATGGTGACCCCCTGCCGGTTGATCTCCTGGATAATTTCGAAGATGATCTTGACAAACAGCGGCGAAAGCCCCAGCGACGGCTCATCCAGCAGCAAGAGTTTCGGGTTTGCCATGAGGCCGCGGCCTATGGCCAGCATCTGCTGCTCACCGCCCGACATGGTGCCCCCCAACTGCTTTTCGCGCTCCTTCAGGCGGGGAAACATGCCGAACACCCGCTCCACGTTCGCCTCGCGATCTTTCCTGGCACTTGTGATGTAAGATCCCATGCGCAGATTTTCCAGAACCGTCATCTCGGGAAATATCTTCCGTCCCTCGGGAACCTGCACAATGCCGCGCTCCACCACCTGATGGGACTCGAGTTTTTCGAGATCCTCTCCCAAAAAGGTGATGTTGCCCGAGGTCGGTTTCACCAAGCGGGAGACATTCTTGAGGGTGGTGGATTTGCCGGCGCCGTTGGCGCCAACCACGGTGACGATTTCCCCCTCTTGAACCTCCAGGTCGATGTCCCAGAGGACCTTCAGGTCGCCGTAACTGAAATTAAGTTTATCGATGGTGAGCATGAAAATACCTCTTATGAAACGTTAGCCACACGGAGAAAACCGGAAAATCGTATTTCGTTTTGTTTTGACGTTCCCTGTGCCTCTGTGGCTTCGTGGCAAATGTCGATTATTATTCGCTGCCCAGATAAGCCGCCACCACGTCGGGATTGCTGACGATCTCCTGTGGAGCGCCTTCCGCAAGTTTTTCACCTGAGTTGAGCACGACGATCCGATCGGATATGCGCATGATGGCCTTCATGTCATGCTCGATCACCATTTGAGTGATTCCCCGTTTTTTGATGTCGAGGATCAGTTGAATGATTTCTTCACTTTCCGCAGGATTGAGACCACCCATGACTTCGTCCAGAAGCAACAGCCTGGGTTGCGTCGCCAATACCCGAGCCACCTCCAATTTTTTCCGCTCTCCGATGGGCAGTCCGCCCGCAAGAAAATTTGTCTTGTGCTCCAGCTTGACGATCTTGATCTGATCCAAGGCCATGTCACGGGCAACTTTGAGGGACCCGGTACGGCACAGTGCCCCGACCATGACATTGTCCACAACATTCATCTTGGCCAGCGGCCGGACCTTTTGCCAGGTTCGGGCCATGCCCAGCTTGCAGACTGCATCGGGGTGCAGGCCGTTCATACGTCGGCCGTCAAAGAGAATCTCTCCCTTGGAGGGAGGATAGTAGCCGGTAATGCAGTTGAAGAGGGTCGTTTTGCCGGCGCCGTTGGGACCTATCAGGCCCATGACCATGCCTGCCTCCATCTCGAAAGAGACATCCGAGTTGGCGGCAAGGCCCCCAAAAAATTTGCTGACGTGTTTGATTTCAAGAATGGCCATCAGGCTGTCTCCTTATGCTTCCTGGCAGTCAGCGACTTGAAGAATCCGAGTATGCCATCCGGCATGAAGAGTATGACGATCACCACCAGGATGCCGTAGATAAGGGTATGGGCATGGGCGAGGTTTTCCTTGAGAAAATTGCCGATGTTTGATTCTTCCGAAACGATGCCGGTCTTGAATATGGCTGAAGCGATCAGGTTGCTCCGCAACGCTTCTGAGAGAGGTACCAGGACAAGAGCGCCTATGACGGGGCCATAAATCGTGCCGATTCCGCCGATGATGCAGATGAGGACAATCTGCACCGAGATATCCAGGGCCAGGACTGTCGGCGGATCAACGAAACCGACGTAGATGGCATAGAAGCTACCTGCCAGTGAGGTAAGCATGGCCGATATTACCAAGGCGATGTTTTTATAGATGGTGAGGTTTATTCCGAGGGAGTTTGCCGCATCCTGGTCCTCGCGGATTGCCTGGAAGTAGTAGCCCAGTTTGGAATTCTGCACCAGCCAGGTAACAACAATGGTAAGCAGTGCCAGACAGAGTCCGATGTAGTAGAACGGCACTTTTGAAACGAAATCGGTAATCACGGTACCACCGATCGTAAAGGGCGGTAACCCGGCGGACAGGATTCCCTCCGCACCATTGGTGAAGCTCTGAAGGTTCATGGCGCACAGGCGCATGATCTCGGCGACAGCGATGGAAGCCAGAACAAAATATGGCCCGCGCAGCCGGAAGCAGATGGAACCGATAATCAGGGCTATCACCGCAACTGCTGCAAGGCCAACCCATACACCGTACCAGGGGGGAATCTGTTTGAATTGAAGCAGCATCATGGTCGCGTAGGCACCAGTTCCGAAGTAAGCAGCGTGTCCTACCGAATACTGCCCGGTGTAGCCCCCCAGGATGTTCCAGCTCTCACCCATGATAGTACTGAGAAAGAAGAGGATCATTATGTGGAGCGTATAGGGGCTCTCGACGAAACGCGGAAAAAGGAACAATGCAGCCAGCACGGCCAGAAATAGTGCGACCGAGATTGGCGAACGGCCTGAAGTGGTTGCAAGAATGGTTCTGATTGTCTTCATCGCTGTCGATCCCCGTTACATTCTGGATTTGCCCATAAGGCCGGACGGTTTGAAGAGTAGCACCAGCAGGAACAGGACGAAGACCACAACGTCCTTCCAGCCCGACGAGATGTATACCGCTCCGAGCGATTCTGCCACACCGATGATGATCCCTCCGAGCGTCGCGCCAACGATGCTCCCCATCCCTCCCAGGACGGTGATGACGAACGCCTTGAGGGTAAATGTGCTGCCTACTTGGGGAAAGATGTAGTATGTCGGTGAAATCAGCGCTCCGGCAGTGGCGGCCAGCGACGCGCCCAACCCGAAGGCAATGATCGACATGCGTTTGACGTTGATCCCCATCAACTGGGCAGCTTCCCGGTCCTGGGCAGTCGCCCGGATGGCCTGACCGGTATCGGTCTTCTTCAGGAACCAATAGAGGAACGCGGTAATGATAAAGGTGATGATAAATGAAATGGCCAAGGGAGATGATACGGAAATCCCCGCGCCCCGCTTGTCCGGCTTGATTTTGAACGCCGGGCGA
Encoded proteins:
- a CDS encoding ABC transporter permease; amino-acid sequence: MTTYLVKRILMLIPLMVGITLITFSVVHLAPGEPVEMQMAMNPKVGKEARERLRKFYGLDKPLHEQYFTWVGKLARLDLGRSFSSDNRPVKDKITERLPITLALNIIALVLEFGLAVPIGIIAATHRDTWLDKGITIFVFVGFAVPTFWLALLLMYLFGVKLNWLPISGLHTLGSDSYGMLHYLWDMARHLCMPIMVASFGSLAGLSRYMRSSMLNVIGQDYITTARAKGLSERVVIYKHALRNALLPLITQAGLAIPGLIGGSVIFETIYAIPGMGQLFYQAVMARDYPVVMGIVIIGALLTLIGNLVADVCYALADPRIREGRGAQ
- the opp4C gene encoding oligopeptide ABC transporter permease encodes the protein MIGAHSYFRAVFWPRLSRNRFAVVGAVVVLLMLAVALLAPLIVRFGPNEINAWEVLSPPSLKHWFGTDDLGRDVFSRIVYGARISLLVGFVAAGIAVLIGTVLGLVAGFYGGWVDNILMRVVDIMFCFPTFFLILAVITFLRPSIWYIMTVIGLTGWMGVARLVRAETLSIREMDYIMAARCIGCSDKRIIFRHILPNAVSPALVAATLGIAGAILTESALSFLGIGVQPPTPSWGNILTSGKDYIEFAWWLSLFPGLAILVTVLAYNLLGEGIRDALDPRVKR
- a CDS encoding peptide-binding protein encodes the protein MNRLRRLRLLLPALFLAATTACTQSPAPPRSGAHDEKPAYGDALVEGTIGDASTLIPLLATDSSSHAVAGQIYNGLVKYDKDLNIVPDLAQSFDIAPDGLTITFHLRKGVKWHDGAPFTARDVLYTYRVTIDPKTPTAYAEDFKQVKSITAPDDYTVRVTYGTPFAPALASWGNSILPAHLLEGKDITKSPLARAPVGTGPYRFKEWVAGQKIVLESNHDYFEGRPWIDRYIYRIIPDTSTMYMELKAGAIDMMGLTPVQYARQTTGADFTSRFTKYRYPSSSYVYMGYNLRHPLFKDKRIRQALTAAIDKDELIHGVLFGMGRKAVGPIAPGRWAYNPNVKDIAYDPKHAADLLAQAGWKEKNSDGILTKDGKPFSFTILTNQGNQQRLLTAQIIQQRLRYVGIDVKIRIVEWATFLKEFVDKGNFEVVILGWTTSPDPDMYDVWHSSKTNPGELNFIGYKNTEVDRLLVEGRSTFDMEKRKKAYFRIQEIMADEQPYTFLYVPDALPVVSSRIRGVEPAPIGIGYNEIQWYVPKAEQVY
- a CDS encoding ABC transporter ATP-binding protein; protein product: MAILEIKHVSKFFGGLAANSDVSFEMEAGMVMGLIGPNGAGKTTLFNCITGYYPPSKGEILFDGRRMNGLHPDAVCKLGMARTWQKVRPLAKMNVVDNVMVGALCRTGSLKVARDMALDQIKIVKLEHKTNFLAGGLPIGERKKLEVARVLATQPRLLLLDEVMGGLNPAESEEIIQLILDIKKRGITQMVIEHDMKAIMRISDRIVVLNSGEKLAEGAPQEIVSNPDVVAAYLGSE
- a CDS encoding CBS domain-containing protein; the encoded protein is MKGTVMQTVEQWMTPDPITIEENASIIEAIHLLKEKNIRRLPVTRKGKFCGLITDRMIKDYSPGKSTPLDTWEVHYVLSKATVKDAMNPTPYTILPDAPLCQAAQLVHDKKLYGLCVTDKNGDLVGLLTTTNFMEALIAICTMA
- a CDS encoding ABC transporter ATP-binding protein: MLTIDKLNFSYGDLKVLWDIDLEVQEGEIVTVVGANGAGKSTTLKNVSRLVKPTSGNITFLGEDLEKLESHQVVERGIVQVPEGRKIFPEMTVLENLRMGSYITSARKDREANVERVFGMFPRLKEREKQLGGTMSGGEQQMLAIGRGLMANPKLLLLDEPSLGLSPLFVKIIFEIIQEINRQGVTILLVEQNVFQSLKIAHRAYVLETGRVVLTGAGTDLLNNEHVKKAFLGM
- a CDS encoding branched-chain amino acid ABC transporter permease; translated protein: MKTIRTILATTSGRSPISVALFLAVLAALFLFPRFVESPYTLHIMILFFLSTIMGESWNILGGYTGQYSVGHAAYFGTGAYATMMLLQFKQIPPWYGVWVGLAAVAVIALIIGSICFRLRGPYFVLASIAVAEIMRLCAMNLQSFTNGAEGILSAGLPPFTIGGTVITDFVSKVPFYYIGLCLALLTIVVTWLVQNSKLGYYFQAIREDQDAANSLGINLTIYKNIALVISAMLTSLAGSFYAIYVGFVDPPTVLALDISVQIVLICIIGGIGTIYGPVIGALVLVPLSEALRSNLIASAIFKTGIVSEESNIGNFLKENLAHAHTLIYGILVVIVILFMPDGILGFFKSLTARKHKETA
- a CDS encoding branched-chain amino acid ABC transporter permease, whose protein sequence is MKKGAEAESLFADASRKMAAALDVQSDSYDGLNGAAFILYSQAKLKNGAAADDLYRQALEKYAAAAEAKTDSGDNNTPPDVSGKSADEIRALLAATYQSFRPAFKIKPDKRGAGISVSSPLAISFIITFIITAFLYWFLKKTDTGQAIRATAQDREAAQLMGINVKRMSIIAFGLGASLAATAGALISPTYYIFPQVGSTFTLKAFVITVLGGMGSIVGATLGGIIIGVAESLGAVYISSGWKDVVVFVLFLLVLLFKPSGLMGKSRM